A stretch of DNA from Castor canadensis chromosome 2, mCasCan1.hap1v2, whole genome shotgun sequence:
ACCACAGAAAACAATActcatgtatgtcttgaaattattttaaccTTGCACATACAAATCACTCAGGTCTTAAGTATGCTACATAATCAGAAAAGgcacttaaaagcaaaaaggacaagtTCAAGCTTTTGGTACATCTAAAAGGAGAATATGCCTTTTTCAATAATGCTTCCTGCAAATTCCTATAGGATGCTAATTGCAAATTATTTCCACTGTATTTATATGCTAAATTatcaaatcatttaaaaaatacactttgTGAATATGCACTCCCCCTTTatcaaatccaggaccttatGAATGAGCCCTACCACTGAGTGGTGCCCCCAACTTAGTATCTCTATATTGGCTAAATAAGTTTgactattaattttatttcactgttCTATGTAAATCTCCCAAATGCCTAAGTTATTAAAGCATAAATTTTGTTAAAGGCTGGCCTTTTAActcacatcctcctgcctctgcctctgggattacagacatatccTGCCACATCCAGCCCCCAATGTATATTGAATACTATTGGCATACTTTTACTGAATTACAAAATTCATATAAATTTATAGTATAGCTTGCTATGAGCAAATTCAATTCTTCAAGTCTGGCACTATTAGGGgaataaaagtaatttaattcttattttgtgGATTacacacttaatttaaaaaaatatttaaaattttcactttaaattcaCATCTTGAGGAAAATAATCTTCATAGTTCAGTtgacattattttttttccttaaaaatagtgCCTTTGAGGTCcacaaaaatttttaagtcaGGGATTATGCCTCCCAAATCCAGGGCTAAATAAatctaggaaattttttttttttttgctacaaacCTTCTGAGAGCTAGAGTCATTCAtattttagtatttgtttttcaACTGACCacttattgaatttttttccccaaaaatatCATTCTGCACTGTGTGGAAGGGAGTCGAGGAAGACAATCCTGGAAAAATATGGCCACGTAGTGAATTCCTTGGGGTTATCATGGTTTTTTTCCCATTACTTGAGATAATGGAAAACACTGAACCATTAGCGAATGACAACTTCACGACTAAACTAAAATGGGATTCATAAAATAACAGgtggaaaaattgaagaaagtaAAGACAACCAGGCTAGCTCTAGTGtaagtcattattttattttttattatgttattgttgtactgagggtacactgtgacacttacaaaagttcttacaatatatcacagttgaattcactccctccatcattcataaattatttttaaatacgagggaaaaaaagaaaatggaatgtttTAAGTGAATTGGTTTCCATAGGCTTTTTGTATGTGTTAGCATGTACCTAGTGACGTCCTTCTAACAGCTCCACTTTTCAAATGAGTGTGTAATTCGCAAGGGGTCACTCAGAAAGCAATGGAATCAGGATCTGCAGTGAGTGTGGCTCTTGAGTCTGGGTTCTTCTACCCAACACCGCTTCCCTGATCTTCCGAACAAAACTCAGTTACCGTAGAGTGTGGCCTAAATATTTCGTGGCCTCAGCAGTTCAGAACAAACGTACCCAACCTGCTTTCTGTATATACGTCCCAACAGgacgcctataattccagctctgGCACAAAACGTTCTAAATCGCTAATCTACATtggcctcaattttctcaggagaaaaTGGAATTAAACTGTACCGTACGACCGACCTCACCAGACAAGTGAGTAAACTGAGTGCACCATGGCAGTACGACGCGCCATAAATCCTAGCTAATGCCGTTCAACGAAATGGGGTGAGGCTCAAAAAACCACAGCCACCAAGCATTTCGCTGTTTTCACCCTGTCCATGAGCACTCAAGCAGTCAACGCAAGCCTTCACGCCCTCGGCCTGCACGAGGACAACCAACCACGCCCGGGGAACAGGTAGCCGACCCAGGCCCGGGCTGACGCTTCTGCCCGAGGGACAACTTACGGGTAAAAGCTCAGCTTCCGGTCTTTATTGTTTCGTCCTCTGCGGTTCTTACAGCAAATCGCAGCGCAATAGCGGGGCATCACTTAGGTAAAGACCCGGGTGACCCCGGTCGGCTAGGGGCGCGGGCCTGCCCTCTTCGCTGAGGCGGGGCCGCAAATGTAGACAGCCCGGAGCTACCGCGCCTGCGCCGGGCACTGCCCAACGCAAAGACCGGGGAACCGTCGACTCACTTCCGCCTCCATAGGCTTCAGTCCCGCCCTTCGGCGGGTGGGGCAGGAAGTGACGTACAGCTCGAAAGGCAACAACAGTTTTCCACGTGCGCGTAGAGCGCCAGGGTCAGGTGGGGAGGCAGCAGCCAATGGGTAAGCGTTTCGTGTAGGTCTTCTCCCGAGGTGGTGGCGGCAGCAGCGGACACCCGCCAGTAGGGAGCGGGCTGAGCGGGGACAAGGTGTGGGCAGAGCTTGTTGGAGCGAGAGGTCGGTGTGCCAGCGGCAGCGGGGCGCCCGCCGGCTCCAGGAGGCCGCGGAAGCTGGGGTGAGGGGCCGGGCCCCAAAAATCGAACGGAGCCATTTGTCAGCCTCGCTCGAGCCTCTGCTCTGTGGAGGAGGAGGCGCCGCCGCCGGAGGGTGCGTGTGAGAAACGAGGCCTGGGTGGCGCGGAGTGGGCTTTGCGGTGTCCCCGGAGTCGTGGCCCGCTTTCTTGGGTGCACTTGGCCTCGGTGTCAAGACCGCACTTCGGGCTGCGTGTTCTTGACGAAAGGAATATGGGGATATGTCCGGAGCGCCGAGTAGTGCATTTTGTGTTTTGGGCTATGCAGCTGCTTTTCTCGGGGTCAGACGGCTTCCCCCAGGGCTGGGCCTGGGGCGCCGGGCTGGGCCGAGCCTGGCGCCTTTGGGTGAGTCTTGGGCGGTCCACCTCGCCGGACACTGGCGCCCGGGAGGAAGGCCTGGGCCGCTGGGGGCGGGAGGGGCATCCCTCTCGGCTGCGTGAGGTCAGTTTAATGGAAAAGTTCGCCACTGAAAACATGAGACGTTCGGCGTGAACCCGTGGAAGTGGCGTTGTGAACATGACACGCTCCGCTTGTTCTTTAAACCTGGAGGTTGTACTTGGTCCTCCTCTGACAGGCGGTTGTGCTCGTGACCTTGAGTAACTGTGGCAAAAGTAATCCACCTGCTAATTAGGCTCAGAACAGGCCACAGGAGAGGACAGCACAGTTTCCACCAAGCCTGGTGCCTTTTCATCAGCCTCGCTATGTCATCATAGGTTATTAAGGACTCCTGACAGGACTACTTCGTTATGAGTCTCAAGTCATAAGACAATAAGTTAAGAATTCTaagttaaaactttttttttttagtactttcAAGGTAAGAAAAATGTTGGAAGTGAGAAGTTTTGGAAATAAGGATCTAAATTCTCTAAAGTACAAATTACCAAATTAGTTCACTTTTTTCTGGCCGCCTTGGTAGAAATCTTAAATTCTATTAATTGTGAGTTTTAAGCAGAACTTATTTATCCATAAgtcttttctttagcatttgaGAATCTTACAGTTATGCAGGTTATATAATTCCCAAATTGTGTTAACCTTTTAAAGGGCAAATAGAATTCAACCAAGTTAAGAAATATCTTTCTTGCCTTTGCCTTTCCACTAATAGTCTGCCAAACACAGAATTTTCATTAAGTGATTTTTACCAGATGTTATTGAGGATTCATCATATGcaagtgtagttttttttttcttaagtagaaaatctaaaaaatattttaaaggatctCAGTCTTTTAAGGAAGTTGAGGAGGGGGacagggagtttgaggccagcctaggctacataaggagaccctgactcaaaaaattaATATTCTGAGGGGGTAGTAATGTCTTCATTGTCGCAGGGAAAAAAGGTTATTACCAAAATAAATATCGCAGGGTGTTTAAATCAGTAGAAATCACTTCCTAAGAAAACATGGATTCAGGCATTTTCATTTCAGTAAGTAAGCCAGACTGCAAATGGAGAATCAAAAATACTTACAATAAAATAGAATGTGTATAAGATACTGTACATGTAACTTTTTGATACTGCATTAAGTTTACCTCATATCCCaaaggaatgtttttttttttttcttgcaaggtGCTGTATTGGGAGCCTGgggcttctcttttcttcccaaatTTCCCAGCATCCtggtttgaatttcttttaaaagaaaagcatcttTTAAGATTAGTtccatgaataaaattttatctttattttttttaggacATTTGAAATGGCTACTCCCCAGTCAGTTTTCATCTTTGCCATCTGCATTTTAATGATAACAGAATTAATTCTGGCCTCAAAAAGCTACTATGATATCTTAGGTGTGCCAAAATCAGCATCAGAACGTCAAATCAAGAAGGCCTTTCACAAATTGGCCATGAAGTACCACCCTGACAAAAATAAGAGCCCTGATGCTGAAGCAAAATTTAGAGAGATTGCAGAAGGTAAGTAAATGACGCTTCCTGAGGTCTCATGGGTATTAACTAGTAGTGAGAATGATAGGAAAGAAGTCTGTGTGTTTTTGAAGGTTTTATGGAGATGGGAGGGTGAGTGGGACTTAAATATAGTgaaattctgtgatttttctcacaaCAGACACTTTtgttgctgaatgaatgagtagATGAATTGTAGATAATTTAATTGGTATACAcatctaaaaatgtttaaaatgtattatttcattcTGTTATTTATGAAGTCACTTGTTTCTGTGTAAAAATGATTCTTAGGCACTCCATCTAACTTATGAAGCACAATATTTTACCAGTTATTTAGATTTagtataaacaaattaaaatagacttaaaattttcatttgatcTACATTTCAAGATCACATTtatctttaaaggaaaaagtctGAAACACATTTTGACTTAAGACTATTTCTCAAACAAGCTGTACCTCTTGAACATTCAGTATTTAATGGTAGGTGGAGGTAACTGAGTAGGGAGTTGGAACTAAATACTTACTTCAACTAATAAGTGAAAAATCTGAATTCCTATTGTTTGGTGATCAAAATCACTTAATTCTTTAATGCAAGTAATAGCTTTTTAACAAATAATATGAAGATTATTGTAATTGTTGCCCATACACTTAATTGTGACAGTGGTAGCATTTATTTACTAAATACTTATTGGGTGTTTAGTGATACCATTGTATTAACTACTGATAAAGTAGCAGTGAATAAGGCAAAGTCCCTGCCTTGttttttataacttattttaacttaattatattTCTAGTGCTTTGCTTTGAGTTGTGATGGGAAATCctttaaaataaagttgaaatcATGTATTTGAAGAGGTTTGGGTGTATatgtaattttgaatattttacctttagttactaaaatatttttatctctttcagCATATGAAACACTCTCAGATGCTAATAGGCGAAAAGAGTATGATACACTTGGACACAGTGCTTTTACTAATGGTAAAGGACAAAGAGGTAGTGGAGGTCCTTTTGAGCAATCATTTAACTTCAATTTTGATGACTTATTTAAagactttggtttttttggccaAAACCAAAACACTCGCTCAAAGAAGCATTTTGAAAATCACTTCCAGACACGCCAGGATGGTTCCAGTAGACAAAGGCATCATTTCCAGGAGTTTTCTTTTGGAGGTGGATTGTTTGATGACATGTTTGAAGATatggagaaaatgttttcttttagtggttTTGACACCCCCAATAGACACACAGTACAGACTGAAAATAGATTTCATGGATCTAGCAAGCACTGCAGAACTGTCACTCAAAGAAGAGGAAATATGGTGACTACATACACTGACTGTTCAGGGCAATAGTTGgctctttttctgttcttattaAACCCACCTAGTTGACTCTTCCTCAGTATCTTTGATGCAAAACAGTTTTCTGTGAAATATTTTGACACGTGCATGATTTCACTTTAAGCAATTTGATACAGctattacaaatatttaaattgtttttgacaAATTCAGCAACATTCAGCTAGTAGACACAAAtctaattattaattttcttgatTAGGaaaggttctttaaaaaaagaataattctaTCTAGTCTTTTTTCCTTACCTGCCCTGAGGCCCCTTCTTGTGGCCAGTTTTAttaccaagaaaaagaaattttaaaaagattgaatTTGCCTGATACATATTTAAAGATGAAACTTTAAACATTGTTGTAGATATAAATTGTGTGAATTTGAGTGTTATTTGCAGTGAAACCTTTGCGAATTTAAAATTGCATGCTTTGTAGCATCtgtggcttcagttgcttttaatgtataTGAAACTGTATATAATAGAGTCATTCAGCAAAGGAGAGCAGTGTGCTGGTTAATTGCCACTGAAAGCTTTAGAAAAGGATGGTTTGGTATTTACCACAGAGCCATGCCTTATCTACAGTAGAATTCAGGTAAAAGAAATGATTATATTGCTCCATCAGTTAAGCtgaaaaaaagttgaaaacttgTATTGCCAAGAGATTGTTACGTGTTTAGTCTCTGACTAATGATTTTGTAGGGTTGAAATCTTAGCTACTTTATAcagtttcatatttctttattagTTGTTGACCTTCTAAGTCTTAATAtgaatttgtatgtgtgtgtgtacatgtatgtagtTCTTCCTCTTTGCACTTATCTTAATCTAGAGATTGACTAATACCTCATTCTTTTTGTAAAACCAGCCAGTAATTTCTGTACAACCTTATTATgtgcaatatttttaaatcttaagaaatgtgtgcttttgttttgagatagactTATTTCTTTAGTTCTGCACTTTTCCACATTATACTCCATATGAGTATTAATCCTGTGGATGCATATTAAAACTAGTAATTTCTCATACAAcattgtgtgtgagtgagagaaatacaaatataaatatttacaactTGATGTTCTGTGTTGTCGTTTTATTGTTAAAGTTTATTATGCAATTCTAGAGGCATGTAAGATATATAAATAGTGGAGCATAAGCTAATCATAGGCCATATTCCCCATGATGTCATTTTGTCTAGCCTGAAAAACCCTTATAGGACCTTGTTTTATTGCCATTTggtaatttcttttgttgtcttaTTACCCTCTTTCTCTCACATACCTGGTAGATGAAGATTTTGTTAACTATAACTTTGATGTATGTACTTTCCTAgagcaagtgttctgccactagTTCTTTCCTATTTAGGCTTGATTAAGGAAAAACAGGCTTTGCATAAAGTTGTGATTGTTAATCACCATTAATTTGAGAAATTTCCCCCTTTTTGCAGTGCTTAGGGTTGAACCCAGGGATTTATGCATGCCAGATATTCTACTGCTTATCTATGTCTACAGCCCTTATTTTGAgaacttttaagaaaatgaatttattatattaatatgcCTTATTTCCTGGAAATAAGTAATTAGAAAATAGCCATATCTTGAATTTGGGGGCAAGGATCATTTGTAGCCTAGTAAGCAACACAAGGCAAAAATGTCTcattttcaaatcaaaattaactttaaaggtgtattatttttatattgttagcATGTGTCCCGCTTTTCTCCAAGGCCTGATTGTCTTCTGCCCCCACAACTTTCTGAATACTTATTttgatcctctttttttttttttaaacttaacttTTGGCTATTTGACAACTTTTTCAAGGATAAATGGACATTGAGTCATATAAGCTTaagatacaatgaaattttaatattatctTTAGGCTGCCTAAGTATCTTTCTTAACATTAAAGTGAAGGTATGGGCTTGTAATAGAGTACTGAAGGTGAGAAGTGGTGTGTGCTGTAGTTTGTGCAGATTGAATGTACAAAGATAGAAAATGGGAAAGCTATGTTTGAAGAAATAACCAATAAAATAGCATAAACTGTATCTCCACATACGAAGTCTATCACagtcttccccccccccccaccttctggctaaaataataatatgacCACACATTTTTCTTGAACTGTGCTGAATATGTTTTGAATTAGATGCTTTAGGTATGTGGTATGCATGTGATATTAGTTCTATGTGAATTCAAATCACCCGTGTCAATTAAGAATTTCTGCATTCTTAAATGTTAAAGAAACTGTTTcctatctgggcatggtggtgcatgtctataatcctagagaGGCTTTctagaggctgaagcaagaggatctccagttccagccTGCCTGGCTACATATTGatatgctatctcaaaaaaaaaaaagtacattcttgagatttaaaaaaaattttttttgaaacagttttgTTGAGCAGCTAAAAGAAAACcctaggggaagaaaaaaaaaaaaaaagcactagggGAAGAGGAGATGCTCATTTCCTCCTATAGAGAAGGTCtctaaaatttttgtatttttttgtattaATGCTGACACTTTGTTACATCCAAATGATAAGGAGAAAATAgccagaaattattttcttcattcttgatCGTAATGGATTGACAGAATAAATAAAGGTGTAACAGTGCTGGAAAGCAAAAGCCAGAAGTTTAGGCTTTGGAGTATTGCGATTTTCCAGGAGGTTATAAAGCAGGAGATTGAGAGTAAAACCATGTTCAGAATGTCCTGGGGAAGCTTTAAGGCTCAGTTGGGGAATGGAAGAGGAATGGACCAAAGTTTAATCACATTAATTTATTAAGAACTGCTTTGGGAACCCTTGCTCTTTCCTATCCCAGGCGATTGGTTGACAAAAGTACTTTCTTCAGGCCAGAAAAAGAGCCACtctgttttggtgggactggggtttgaactctgagggctttgtgcttgcaaagcaggtgctctaccgcatgagccacacctccagtcccttttgctctgttatttttgaaatgggggggtctcttgaattatttgcctggactggccttgaactgaaatcctgatcttggcctcccaaataggtaggattacaggcatgaaccaccagcaccaggctgggAGTAACTCACTCTTGAAAGAAAGGGGTTATCCCTGGGGAGCTCCAGTGATGGTATTGGGTTGTGATAGAAAAACAGAGTAGGGAAGTTGAGAGTGGCAACTTTGTTCCCAGAGTAAAGCCTTTTTAGTTTGGCATGTATGG
This window harbors:
- the Dnajb9 gene encoding dnaJ homolog subfamily B member 9; this translates as MATPQSVFIFAICILMITELILASKSYYDILGVPKSASERQIKKAFHKLAMKYHPDKNKSPDAEAKFREIAEAYETLSDANRRKEYDTLGHSAFTNGKGQRGSGGPFEQSFNFNFDDLFKDFGFFGQNQNTRSKKHFENHFQTRQDGSSRQRHHFQEFSFGGGLFDDMFEDMEKMFSFSGFDTPNRHTVQTENRFHGSSKHCRTVTQRRGNMVTTYTDCSGQ